The following proteins are co-located in the Micromonospora viridifaciens genome:
- a CDS encoding DUF4230 domain-containing protein: MVRDGDINEPTREFPGYPTGDDLRARSSATPDPASGAPASGAPASGYGSASGAPASVNGPVRGLLWVLGAAALAVVLLLGVQATGILPDFRNPFAKEQTDRSQPTLLKSIRDLSRYVAAEGDFQVVVDLQNDRRNVPDFLLNERTLFVGAGRVEAYVDFSKIADGAIVESADKKSVEIKLPAPQLGETNLDLEKSYVFAQQRGLLNRLNDLLAGDPNRQQQVYRLAEDRITAAARDSGLTARAEENTRKMLEGLLHSLGYEKVTVTYTAP; this comes from the coding sequence ATGGTCCGCGACGGTGACATCAACGAGCCCACCAGGGAGTTCCCCGGTTACCCGACCGGGGATGATCTCCGCGCCCGGTCGAGCGCCACACCCGACCCCGCGTCGGGCGCTCCCGCGTCGGGCGCTCCGGCGTCGGGGTACGGGTCGGCGTCGGGCGCTCCGGCGTCGGTGAACGGGCCGGTCCGCGGACTGCTCTGGGTGCTCGGTGCGGCCGCGCTGGCCGTGGTGCTGCTGCTCGGGGTGCAGGCGACCGGGATCCTGCCGGACTTCCGCAACCCGTTCGCCAAGGAGCAGACCGACCGCAGCCAGCCGACGCTGCTCAAGTCGATCCGCGACCTCAGCCGCTACGTCGCGGCCGAGGGCGATTTCCAGGTGGTGGTCGACCTGCAGAACGACCGGCGGAACGTGCCGGACTTCCTGCTCAACGAACGGACGCTCTTCGTCGGGGCGGGCCGGGTCGAGGCGTACGTCGACTTCTCGAAGATCGCCGACGGGGCGATCGTGGAGTCGGCCGACAAGAAGTCGGTGGAGATCAAGCTGCCCGCGCCGCAGCTCGGGGAGACCAACCTTGATCTGGAGAAGAGCTACGTCTTCGCCCAGCAGCGCGGCCTGCTCAACCGGCTCAACGACCTGTTGGCCGGCGACCCCAACCGCCAGCAGCAGGTCTACCGCCTGGCCGAGGACCGGATCACCGCCGCCGCGCGGGACAGCGGGCTCACCGCCCGGGCCGAGGAGAACACCCGCAAGATGCTGGAGGGCCTGCTCCACTCCCTCGGCTACGAGAAGGTGACCGTCACCTACACCGCCCCCTGA